One Glycine max cultivar Williams 82 chromosome 4, Glycine_max_v4.0, whole genome shotgun sequence DNA segment encodes these proteins:
- the LOC100815032 gene encoding 5'-adenylylsulfate reductase-like 4 produces the protein MRMRVWGSEIVFALLLCGTLSCTAQAIHNRVSLSTTTTTTTICPARSLLDFILGFPDSTCPLPNSLGSIAVTEGDEVSLQKALNMVHKNNHEYVAVLFYASWCPFSRVFRSVFSVLSALHPSIPHFAIEESLVRPSILSKYGVHGFPTLFILNSTMRVRYHGSRTLGSLIGFYNDVTGIMIDSLDQLSLEKIGRSSADESHGNTEPESCPFSWARSPENLLRQETYLALATTFVVLRLLYLFFPTLLICIQYTWRRVIQNIRIWSLLEHPLVYLKRLTQSFNCLKEPCKRRNLQEGAMNARAWASKSLATVSIGEESSSRGMHLIIFTPSGLVLSGVNYVTE, from the exons ATGAGGATGAGGGTTTGGGGATCCGAGATCGTGTTCGCCCTATTGCTATGTGGGACCCTCTCATGCACTGCTCAAGCTATTCATAATAGGGTTTCtctctccaccaccaccaccaccaccaccatctgtCCTGCTCGTTCCCTCCTCGATTTCATCTTAGGGTTTCCAGATTCCACCTGCCCTCTTCCCAATTCTCTTGGATCCATTGCCGTCACCGAG GGAGATGAGGTTTCTTTGCAGAAGGCGCTGAATATGGTTCACAAGAATAATCATGAATATGTGGCTGTGCTCTTCTATGCGTCCTGGTGCCCTTTCTCTCGGGTGTTTAGATCAGTTTTCTCTGTTCTCTCTGCGCTACACCCTTCCATTCCTCATTTTGCCATTGAAGAATCATTGGTTAGGCCAAG CATACTGTCCAAATATGGTGTCCATGGTTTCCCTACACTGTTCATTTTGAATTCTACGATGCGGGTTCGGTATCATGGGTCCCGGACCCTTGGCTCACTCATTGGTTTCTACAATGATGTTACTG GGATTATGATTGATTCACTTGATCAGCTATCACTTGAGAAAATTGGTCGTTCATCTGCCGATGAGAGTCATGGTAACACCGAGCCAGAAAGTTGTCCATTTTCATGGGCTAGATCTCCAGAAAACTTACTACGTCAGGAAACTTATTTGGCTCTGGCCACTACATTTGTGGTTTTGAGATTACTATACTTGTTTTTCCCTACGCTGCTTATATGTATTCAATATACTTGGAGAAGGGTCATCCAAAATATTAGAATATGGAGCTTGCTTGAACATCCTTTGGTTTATTTGAAGCGCCTAACACAGTCATTTAACTGTTTGAAAGAGCCATGCAAGAGACGTAATCTGCAGGAAGGAGCAATGAATGCTAGAGCATGGGCTTCCAAGTCCCTTGCCACCGTTTCAATTGGAGAGGAAAGCAGCAGCCGTGGGATGCATCT GATCATCTTCACACCCTCTGGCCTCGTGCTTAGTGGGGTCAATTATGTTACTGAATGA
- the LOC100815565 gene encoding probable protein phosphatase 2C 9 isoform X1, protein MWLCCAIKYSFLCMPPKLAGLFYFSVLVALQLVAARSSSSTGKGKNHEGSIKYGFSLVKGKANHPMEDYHVAKFAQIQDNELGLFAIYDGHVGDRVPAYLQKHLFTNILREEEFWEDPTLSISKAYESTDQEILSHSSDLGRGGSTAVTAILINGRRLWIANVGDSRAVLSRKGQAVQMTTDHEPNTERGSIETRGGFVSNLPGDVPRVNGKLAVSRAFGDKSLKSHLRSDPDVQNTDVDVDTEILILASDGIWKVMTNQEAVDIARRTTRDPQKAAKQLTAEALKRDSKDDISCVVVKFR, encoded by the exons ATGTGGCTTTGTTGTGCAATCAAATACTCATTTCTATGTATGCCACCTAAACTGGCAGGACTATTCTATTTCTCTGTGTTGGTTGCTTTACAGCTTGTAGCAGCACGTTCTTCGTCCAGCACTGGTAAGGGGAAAAATCATGAAGGCTCAATAAAGTATGGTTTCAGCCTTGTAAAAGGGAAAGCTAATCACCCAATGGAGGATTATCATGTTGCCAAGTTTGCGCAGATACAGGATAATGAATTGGGTTTATTTGCAATTTATGATGGTCACGTGGGTGACCGTGTGCCTGCCTACTTACAGAAACATTTGTTTACCAACATTTTGAGGGAG GAGGAATTTTGGGAGGACCCCACTCTTTCTATCTCGAAAGCATATGAGAGCACAGATCAGGAAATTCTATCACATAGTTCTGATCTTGGGCGTGGTGGATCAACGGCAGTAACTGCTATATTGATCAATGGGCGAAGGTTATGGATAGCTAATGTTGGAGACTCACGAGCTGTTCTTTCAAGAAAAGGTCAAGCTGTACAAATGACTACAGACCATGAGCCTAACACAGAACGAGGCAGCATTGAGACTAGAGGTGGTTTTGTGTCTAACTTGCCAG GTGATGTGCCTAGAGTAAATGGAAAACTTGCTGTTTCTCGTGCATTTGGAGACAAGAGTCTCAAGTCCCATTTGCGATCAGACCCTGATGTACAGAATACTGATGTAGATGTTGATACTGAGATTCTAATCCTTGCAAGTGATGGAATTTGGAAG GTAATGACTAATCAAGAGGCAGTGGATATCGCTAGAAGAACAACGAGAGACCCGCAGAAAGCAGCTAAACAACTAACAGCTGAAGCATTAAAAAGAGATAGTAAAGATGATATATCTTGTGTTGTGGTTAAATTCAGATGA
- the LOC100815565 gene encoding probable protein phosphatase 2C 10 isoform X3: MEDYHVAKFAQIQDNELGLFAIYDGHVGDRVPAYLQKHLFTNILREEEFWEDPTLSISKAYESTDQEILSHSSDLGRGGSTAVTAILINGRRLWIANVGDSRAVLSRKGQAVQMTTDHEPNTERGSIETRGGFVSNLPGDVPRVNGKLAVSRAFGDKSLKSHLRSDPDVQNTDVDVDTEILILASDGIWKVMTNQEAVDIARRTTRDPQKAAKQLTAEALKRDSKDDISCVVVKFR; this comes from the exons ATGGAGGATTATCATGTTGCCAAGTTTGCGCAGATACAGGATAATGAATTGGGTTTATTTGCAATTTATGATGGTCACGTGGGTGACCGTGTGCCTGCCTACTTACAGAAACATTTGTTTACCAACATTTTGAGGGAG GAGGAATTTTGGGAGGACCCCACTCTTTCTATCTCGAAAGCATATGAGAGCACAGATCAGGAAATTCTATCACATAGTTCTGATCTTGGGCGTGGTGGATCAACGGCAGTAACTGCTATATTGATCAATGGGCGAAGGTTATGGATAGCTAATGTTGGAGACTCACGAGCTGTTCTTTCAAGAAAAGGTCAAGCTGTACAAATGACTACAGACCATGAGCCTAACACAGAACGAGGCAGCATTGAGACTAGAGGTGGTTTTGTGTCTAACTTGCCAG GTGATGTGCCTAGAGTAAATGGAAAACTTGCTGTTTCTCGTGCATTTGGAGACAAGAGTCTCAAGTCCCATTTGCGATCAGACCCTGATGTACAGAATACTGATGTAGATGTTGATACTGAGATTCTAATCCTTGCAAGTGATGGAATTTGGAAG GTAATGACTAATCAAGAGGCAGTGGATATCGCTAGAAGAACAACGAGAGACCCGCAGAAAGCAGCTAAACAACTAACAGCTGAAGCATTAAAAAGAGATAGTAAAGATGATATATCTTGTGTTGTGGTTAAATTCAGATGA
- the LOC100815565 gene encoding probable protein phosphatase 2C 10 isoform X2, with amino-acid sequence MDKLCCFKDSYSQLVAARSSSSTGKGKNHEGSIKYGFSLVKGKANHPMEDYHVAKFAQIQDNELGLFAIYDGHVGDRVPAYLQKHLFTNILREEEFWEDPTLSISKAYESTDQEILSHSSDLGRGGSTAVTAILINGRRLWIANVGDSRAVLSRKGQAVQMTTDHEPNTERGSIETRGGFVSNLPGDVPRVNGKLAVSRAFGDKSLKSHLRSDPDVQNTDVDVDTEILILASDGIWKVMTNQEAVDIARRTTRDPQKAAKQLTAEALKRDSKDDISCVVVKFR; translated from the exons atGGACAAGTTATGCTGTTTTAAGGATTCATACTCTCAG CTTGTAGCAGCACGTTCTTCGTCCAGCACTGGTAAGGGGAAAAATCATGAAGGCTCAATAAAGTATGGTTTCAGCCTTGTAAAAGGGAAAGCTAATCACCCAATGGAGGATTATCATGTTGCCAAGTTTGCGCAGATACAGGATAATGAATTGGGTTTATTTGCAATTTATGATGGTCACGTGGGTGACCGTGTGCCTGCCTACTTACAGAAACATTTGTTTACCAACATTTTGAGGGAG GAGGAATTTTGGGAGGACCCCACTCTTTCTATCTCGAAAGCATATGAGAGCACAGATCAGGAAATTCTATCACATAGTTCTGATCTTGGGCGTGGTGGATCAACGGCAGTAACTGCTATATTGATCAATGGGCGAAGGTTATGGATAGCTAATGTTGGAGACTCACGAGCTGTTCTTTCAAGAAAAGGTCAAGCTGTACAAATGACTACAGACCATGAGCCTAACACAGAACGAGGCAGCATTGAGACTAGAGGTGGTTTTGTGTCTAACTTGCCAG GTGATGTGCCTAGAGTAAATGGAAAACTTGCTGTTTCTCGTGCATTTGGAGACAAGAGTCTCAAGTCCCATTTGCGATCAGACCCTGATGTACAGAATACTGATGTAGATGTTGATACTGAGATTCTAATCCTTGCAAGTGATGGAATTTGGAAG GTAATGACTAATCAAGAGGCAGTGGATATCGCTAGAAGAACAACGAGAGACCCGCAGAAAGCAGCTAAACAACTAACAGCTGAAGCATTAAAAAGAGATAGTAAAGATGATATATCTTGTGTTGTGGTTAAATTCAGATGA